Proteins from a genomic interval of Microbacterium esteraromaticum:
- a CDS encoding Fpg/Nei family DNA glycosylase, whose amino-acid sequence MPEGHSVHRIARQFSRNFVNLPVGASSPQGRFAEGASVLDGREMLQAMAVGKQMFLEFEDAVWLRVHLGLYGAWDFAGEIVADATIASANGRMGQTNQRGTELDAEPAEDAIFDDAGENSLRSIGAPRKARVHVRMSEQTRGLADDGDEWPPPVVGQVRLRLLTKSTCADLRGPTACVLQTPDEMLATVAKLGPDPLVGDPAEGEERFVRVVRRKPTPIALLLMDQAVVSGIGNVYRAEMLFRARLNPHTPGRDVPEEVVRELWCDWVRLLAIGVETGQMMTMDGLTGDDYRAAMASRDDRHWVYHRAGLPCRVCGTEIALEEIGARKLYWCPSCQR is encoded by the coding sequence ATGCCTGAGGGGCATTCCGTCCATCGCATCGCTCGGCAGTTCAGCCGCAACTTCGTGAACCTGCCGGTGGGTGCGTCCAGCCCCCAGGGGCGATTCGCCGAGGGAGCGAGTGTGCTCGACGGTCGCGAGATGCTGCAGGCGATGGCCGTCGGCAAGCAGATGTTTCTCGAGTTCGAGGATGCCGTGTGGTTGCGGGTGCACCTGGGACTGTACGGAGCGTGGGACTTCGCCGGCGAGATCGTTGCGGATGCCACCATTGCATCGGCGAACGGCCGCATGGGTCAGACCAACCAGCGTGGCACCGAACTCGACGCGGAGCCGGCTGAGGACGCGATCTTCGACGACGCCGGTGAGAACTCGTTGCGATCCATCGGGGCTCCGCGCAAGGCCCGTGTGCATGTTCGCATGTCGGAGCAGACGCGTGGGCTCGCCGACGACGGCGACGAGTGGCCGCCGCCCGTGGTGGGACAAGTGCGGTTGCGCTTGCTGACGAAGAGCACCTGTGCCGACCTGCGCGGGCCGACGGCGTGCGTACTGCAGACCCCGGATGAGATGCTGGCGACGGTGGCCAAGCTCGGTCCCGACCCGCTGGTCGGTGACCCGGCCGAGGGAGAAGAGCGTTTCGTGCGCGTGGTGCGACGCAAGCCCACACCGATCGCCCTCCTGCTGATGGATCAGGCGGTGGTGAGCGGGATCGGCAACGTGTACCGCGCCGAGATGCTCTTCCGCGCGCGCCTGAACCCGCACACACCCGGGCGGGACGTGCCCGAGGAGGTCGTGCGTGAACTGTGGTGCGATTGGGTGAGGCTGCTGGCAATCGGCGTCGAGACCGGCCAGATGATGACCATGGATGGCCTGACGGGCGATGACTACCGCGCCGCGATGGCGAGTCGTGACGACCGTCACTGGGTTTATCATCGGGCGGGCCTGCCCTGCCGGGTCTGCGGTACCGAGATCGCGCTGGAAGAGATCGGAGCGCGCAAGCTCTACTGGTGCCCGTCCTGTCAGCGGTGA
- a CDS encoding ribose-5-phosphate isomerase, whose translation MRIHIATDHAGLDFSTRLQQHLSAAGHDVIDHGPVEYDALDDYPSFCIRAAQAVIADQSAGVEALGVVFGGSGNGEQIAANKVQGIRAALVWNESTAQLAREHNDANVISIGARQHTFDEVTSFIDLFIATPFTGDERHVRRIGQIADFEKDGSLLPDPRRGEAGAADGPRA comes from the coding sequence ATGCGCATCCATATCGCCACCGACCACGCCGGACTCGACTTCTCGACCCGCCTGCAGCAGCACCTGAGCGCCGCTGGGCACGATGTGATCGACCACGGCCCGGTGGAGTACGACGCGCTCGATGACTATCCCTCATTCTGCATTCGTGCGGCGCAGGCCGTCATCGCCGATCAGTCGGCGGGTGTCGAGGCGCTCGGCGTGGTGTTCGGCGGATCCGGCAACGGTGAGCAGATCGCGGCGAACAAGGTGCAGGGTATCCGCGCCGCCCTGGTGTGGAACGAATCCACGGCGCAGCTGGCACGTGAGCACAATGACGCCAATGTCATCTCGATCGGCGCGCGCCAGCACACGTTCGACGAGGTGACGTCGTTCATCGATCTGTTCATCGCGACCCCGTTCACGGGTGATGAGCGCCATGTGCGACGCATCGGCCAGATCGCCGACTTCGAGAAGGACGGGTCGCTGCTGCCCGATCCTCGTCGAGGAGAGGCCGGCGCCGCCGACGGGCCGCGCGCCTGA
- a CDS encoding ferrochelatase, with protein MAPVNSPELDAVSHASPAAAAGAPHIETPVAYDAILLAGFGGPEGQEDVIPFLRNVTRGRGIPDERLEEVAHHYRAFGGISPINAQNRSLKAALEAELAARAIDLPVYWGNRNWAPYLEDAVAEAAGNGHTSLIAFATSAYSSFSSCRQYREDFSRVLDGTEYDGVVTIDKIRPFFDHPGFVQAFVEGVDDAVRARLDEGIAADAIHVLFSTHSIPTADAQRSGPRDVDWGEGGAYAAQHEAVAAWVMEQVARLTPAAADVPWELVYQSRSGPPTQPWLEPDVCDVISELPQRGRSAVVVVPVGFMSDHMEVLWDLDTEAKEAADEAGLLFARTPTPGVSPAFVAGIVDLVQERLEGRPAGERAHVTGLGPWYDVCRPGCCENIRAGFKPAAAGLAP; from the coding sequence ATGGCGCCCGTGAACTCCCCAGAATTGGATGCCGTTTCCCATGCGTCCCCGGCTGCGGCCGCGGGCGCTCCGCACATCGAGACCCCTGTCGCCTACGACGCGATCCTGCTCGCGGGCTTCGGCGGGCCGGAGGGTCAAGAGGATGTCATTCCCTTCCTGCGCAATGTGACGCGGGGGAGAGGCATTCCCGATGAGCGGTTGGAAGAGGTCGCGCACCACTACCGCGCATTTGGCGGGATCAGCCCGATCAATGCGCAGAACCGATCGCTGAAGGCAGCGTTGGAAGCCGAGCTCGCGGCCCGTGCCATCGACCTTCCGGTGTACTGGGGCAACCGCAACTGGGCACCCTACCTGGAGGACGCTGTCGCCGAGGCTGCAGGCAACGGGCACACCTCACTGATCGCGTTCGCGACGAGTGCCTACAGCTCGTTCTCGAGTTGCCGGCAGTACCGCGAGGACTTCTCGCGTGTGCTCGATGGCACCGAGTACGACGGTGTGGTCACGATCGACAAGATCCGTCCGTTCTTCGATCACCCCGGGTTCGTGCAGGCGTTCGTTGAGGGGGTCGACGATGCCGTCCGCGCGCGTCTGGATGAAGGCATCGCGGCCGACGCGATTCACGTGCTGTTCTCGACGCACAGCATCCCCACCGCGGATGCCCAGCGCTCGGGTCCGCGCGATGTGGACTGGGGTGAGGGCGGCGCTTACGCCGCGCAGCACGAGGCGGTCGCCGCCTGGGTGATGGAGCAGGTGGCTCGGCTCACACCGGCCGCGGCGGATGTGCCGTGGGAGCTCGTCTACCAGTCGCGTTCCGGCCCGCCGACCCAGCCGTGGCTCGAACCGGATGTGTGCGATGTGATCTCCGAGCTCCCGCAGCGCGGTCGCAGTGCGGTCGTGGTCGTGCCGGTCGGGTTCATGAGCGACCACATGGAGGTGCTGTGGGATCTCGACACCGAGGCGAAGGAGGCCGCTGACGAGGCGGGACTGCTGTTCGCCCGTACGCCGACGCCCGGCGTCTCGCCGGCGTTCGTCGCGGGCATCGTCGACCTGGTGCAGGAGCGCCTGGAAGGCCGGCCGGCCGGCGAGCGCGCCCATGTCACGGGTCTTGGACCCTGGTACGACGTGTGTCGCCCTGGATGCTGTGAGAACATTCGGGCGGGCTTCAAGCCGGCTGCCGCCGGGCTCGCCCCGTAG